The sequence TATTTAATCAGTTATTTTAATCAGCCAATGCTCCAAACATGAAGGGTGCCAAAAAGAATCAAATAAACTTGGCAATGCTAAAGAATAGAATATAAACGTCCCCTTGagggtcgtgtgcatggggcctaaggttCCTCAGTTCCTGCCAGTCCTTTTTTAATAGGTACTTGCAGTCTACACTGGCGGTGCATACAAATATTTGCCAGAGCCCTACACAGGTTCCTACAATCTCCATTGACAATAAAATAGAAATCTGTATATCCAGAATATTGGCTGATGGGTGAAAAGCCATTTCCACCGACAACACTTAAAAACTATATTTATAGATCTGAGAGCTGAAATATAATTGCGGTTCTTTTAGCTGAAAGCATTAGACCATGTGTAGGGGAAAAAGATAAAAAGCTACCACATTCTCCACAATCAGCTTGTTGCTGTGTGTTTATGCAAATGGAGGGAAACAGCCCTCACTTGACCTGTCCTCTCCTGTCTGCatctctgctgagactgcactaGATGTCTAGCATGGATGCCACCATTCCCTCCATCATGGGTGGCAAAAAAGTCCAATTTAAAGTTCTGGGGGCCCCTATAGACACATTCATTGTAGAAAGATGTGGGGAGATAATAAGAACATTGTGGACACATAATTTGTGTACGTGAATTTTACCCTCATAAACTGAAAGCGTAGTCTCATCAGACGTAAACGGTTGTGAGCTTCTGCAGCCTTCAGTTGTCCTACCACCTTCATTTGTTTCTCTTGTTCTGGATCAGGCATCTGCTTTTTTGGTTCTTGGACAGACTTCAGAGCATGTTCCCTCAATCGGTTCTGAGTCATGAGCAAGGATGTAGCTATGGGTTTGCTGGGTTGTTCATAAGCCATGTGTCTTGCTCTTTGCAGGGGATCCATTTTCTTGATGTCTCCATGACTAATTATTTTCTTTCCTTGAAAACCAGGTTTGCTTTTTCCTGAAGCCATTATGACACATCAAGTTTTCTTCAATATCATTAGTGAAACCTACCTAAAAATGAACACAACATGGGGTATTAATATTTGAGTTATGGCTCTCTGTGTTCATTTTGCAGCACCATATTATTGAGCCTTGCTGAGCCTTGCCCTTGATGAGCCTTGCTTCTGTGTAATACAGCATCTAATAGATCATGATCTGGGCCACATCTGCCTTAAGGTGGGATGAATGGGGGTGGCAGATCACCACCGGTAGTACAAACTCGCCAAACCCTGCAAGTCTGTATTACCTGAAAATCTATTACATTGGTGCCTCTAAGGCACCAACATAATTAATAGACAGAGTGGTGCAGCACAGTGCGCCTATGTGTACCACTCTGCAGGACACATTTAATTTGGGTGTATGTATATG comes from Engystomops pustulosus chromosome 6, aEngPut4.maternal, whole genome shotgun sequence and encodes:
- the LKAAEAR1 gene encoding protein LKAAEAR1, with amino-acid sequence MASGKSKPGFQGKKIISHGDIKKMDPLQRARHMAYEQPSKPIATSLLMTQNRLREHALKSVQEPKKQMPDPEQEKQMKVVGQLKAAEAHNRLRLMRLRFQFMRAQEIKYLISCQPTAREAIRLEVFLPPKSHAVKSHDSLRPLQRERVEQLLEDDRGLATNRIS